One genomic window of Caldivirga maquilingensis IC-167 includes the following:
- a CDS encoding AAA-associated domain-containing protein, translating into MPLDSRLTDVIGLIDTILNDFGGKADIYAVAQHMDADLDDIIPNLNAAIYLGFLKVINGDVVVTELGIKFLNSKIPERRRMLRELISNIEPFKTAIEIGKDEPFPLEKLIMALVNKGYSEFKAPGIRDLLTILLSEWGAYAGLIKKRGNEYIVT; encoded by the coding sequence ATGCCGCTAGACTCGAGGTTAACAGATGTAATAGGGTTAATAGACACTATACTTAATGATTTTGGAGGTAAGGCTGATATTTACGCAGTGGCCCAGCACATGGATGCTGACCTAGATGATATTATACCTAATTTAAATGCAGCAATATACCTAGGATTCCTAAAGGTGATTAATGGTGACGTGGTTGTTACTGAACTTGGCATTAAATTCCTAAACTCGAAAATACCTGAACGAAGAAGGATGCTGCGTGAATTAATATCCAATATTGAACCATTTAAGACAGCAATAGAGATAGGTAAGGATGAACCATTTCCATTGGAGAAACTGATAATGGCCCTGGTTAATAAGGGTTATAGTGAATTCAAGGCACCTGGAATAAGGGATTTATTAACAATACTATTATCAGAATGGGGGGCTTATGCTGGTTTAATAAAGAAGAGGGGAAATGAGTACATAGTAACGTAG
- a CDS encoding helix-turn-helix domain-containing protein, whose protein sequence is MGKLTKTELAVGDLYYRQGLKPREIAQRLGISINTVYKALSKYRAYSRDNVSVVEKPQESTEPSNNNMQQPLGVASINLSFTVSINQPPSASYLELNNVGETLNSLMREIKLIKDDYAQLINAIMDLKKLITSINTLSCSNGYDKPNDGQRDLNLPSFVKDNVWVDIIRSKEGGRSMFISAKGS, encoded by the coding sequence ATGGGTAAGTTAACTAAGACTGAGTTAGCTGTGGGGGATTTGTATTATAGACAGGGTTTGAAGCCTAGGGAGATAGCTCAAAGACTAGGTATATCAATAAACACAGTGTATAAGGCATTATCAAAGTACAGGGCTTACTCAAGGGATAACGTAAGTGTAGTCGAGAAGCCGCAGGAATCCACTGAGCCTAGTAACAATAATATGCAGCAGCCGCTTGGCGTGGCGTCAATTAACCTAAGCTTCACGGTAAGTATTAATCAACCACCATCGGCAAGTTACCTGGAGTTAAATAATGTGGGTGAGACCCTTAATTCATTAATGAGGGAGATTAAGCTGATTAAGGATGATTATGCTCAATTAATTAACGCCATAATGGACTTAAAGAAACTCATCACCAGTATTAATACATTAAGTTGCAGTAATGGGTATGATAAACCTAATGATGGTCAACGTGATTTAAACTTACCAAGTTTCGTTAAGGATAACGTGTGGGTGGATATTATTAGGAGTAAAGAGGGGGGAAGGTCTATGTTTATTTCTGCGAAAGGTTCATAA
- a CDS encoding COG1361 S-layer family protein, with protein sequence MKGKLIIVTLTAAALILLTNVANALVVTGQVGALAAPGQNAVPLVLSIINNGEGTLFNVTIKPIFTFPFGPYNYFNSSYKVTIPVLPPGSRINITELININPNASNGVYELKVNVTYVELTKVVMNGSIIIMPRNASSTFNVTIPVLGYVKFNPGLPTWGSINNPIEATPGIGVLPLVIPIINTGNVMASNASATIILGNGLVPVINKSYIGYIPPGTPVYAVFLVNVTNNAPVGVINGEVILNYFSNATQVITVNIPIIGEPRLTVEGAGWGSPSNPIAVGPGYGVVPLFVTIVNSGTANAVNINATISLPSGFKPLVNFTTIGGAPVGVPVYAVFIVNVSNVSPGTYYANLTLTYNNGLESRLRVPIVVSGEPRLISEGTVWGSPSSPITVGPGYGAVPLTFIIVNSGTAPAINVKANVSLPVGFVALTSNATIGDLPIGVPVYVTFMVNVTNVKAGTYYANLTLTYSGGSLTIRRIPIVVTGVPDVVVESYYTNPPNLFPGYPELLLTIYLGNSGTAVARNVKITLIGDKYINVVNPSNGIVNIGNLPIGEPVPVNFVLSTANNIYSTVQANLTLIINGTGFNKTYTIPLVIKPKANLLVINATSDLSVGDSDVPLYITITNDGNVTAKNVEVILNGQGVIEPHVSSSNPLSALTAGTLFIGDLKPGQEKQVVFMVDVQNGINPGDYKVTLTLLWNQTGSLIPMVQNDEFTIHVNPSLSQQFISLLIPNKVSSILFYVVLILIIVLLALLARSRGSSR encoded by the coding sequence ATGAAGGGTAAGCTAATCATAGTTACGTTAACGGCGGCCGCACTCATACTACTAACCAATGTAGCCAATGCACTAGTGGTTACTGGTCAGGTAGGTGCGCTTGCTGCACCAGGCCAGAACGCTGTACCATTAGTATTATCAATTATTAATAATGGTGAGGGTACATTATTCAATGTAACCATTAAACCAATCTTCACCTTCCCCTTTGGACCATATAATTACTTCAATAGTTCATACAAGGTAACAATACCAGTGCTACCACCTGGTTCAAGAATAAACATAACTGAGTTAATTAACATTAACCCAAACGCCAGTAACGGTGTTTATGAACTTAAGGTTAACGTAACTTACGTTGAGTTAACCAAGGTGGTGATGAATGGGAGCATCATTATCATGCCGCGAAACGCAAGCAGTACCTTCAATGTAACCATACCGGTGTTAGGTTACGTTAAGTTTAACCCAGGCTTACCAACATGGGGTTCAATTAACAATCCCATTGAGGCCACACCGGGTATAGGTGTCCTGCCCTTGGTTATACCAATAATTAACACGGGTAACGTCATGGCTTCCAATGCATCAGCAACAATAATACTAGGTAATGGTCTAGTACCGGTAATTAATAAAAGCTACATAGGCTACATACCCCCTGGAACACCAGTTTACGCAGTCTTCCTGGTTAATGTAACTAATAATGCCCCAGTCGGCGTAATTAATGGTGAAGTAATCCTAAACTACTTCTCCAATGCAACACAGGTAATTACAGTTAATATACCAATTATAGGTGAACCGAGACTGACCGTTGAGGGAGCAGGCTGGGGTTCACCAAGTAACCCCATTGCAGTGGGTCCTGGTTATGGTGTTGTCCCATTATTCGTAACCATAGTTAATTCCGGTACAGCTAATGCAGTTAACATTAATGCCACAATATCATTACCAAGCGGTTTCAAACCGTTAGTAAACTTCACGACAATAGGTGGTGCACCTGTGGGTGTGCCGGTTTACGCAGTGTTCATTGTTAACGTATCCAATGTAAGTCCAGGCACCTACTACGCTAACTTAACATTAACGTATAATAATGGGCTTGAATCAAGGCTAAGGGTTCCCATTGTGGTTTCAGGGGAGCCAAGACTAATAAGTGAGGGTACTGTATGGGGTTCACCAAGTAGCCCCATTACTGTTGGTCCAGGTTACGGTGCTGTACCATTAACATTCATTATAGTTAACTCCGGTACAGCCCCAGCTATTAATGTTAAAGCCAACGTATCGCTACCGGTGGGATTCGTGGCGTTAACCAGTAATGCAACAATCGGTGACCTACCTATTGGTGTACCGGTTTACGTAACCTTCATGGTTAATGTGACTAATGTTAAGGCTGGAACCTATTACGCTAATTTAACGTTAACCTACAGTGGTGGTTCATTAACAATCAGGAGGATCCCCATTGTAGTCACCGGGGTTCCGGATGTTGTAGTTGAATCCTACTACACTAATCCACCTAACTTATTCCCAGGTTACCCTGAATTACTCCTAACAATATACTTAGGTAACTCGGGTACTGCCGTGGCTAGGAATGTGAAGATTACGTTGATTGGTGATAAGTACATTAATGTTGTTAATCCATCGAATGGCATTGTTAACATCGGTAACTTACCCATTGGTGAACCAGTACCCGTTAACTTCGTTTTATCCACTGCCAACAACATATATAGTACTGTTCAAGCCAACTTAACGCTTATAATTAATGGAACAGGCTTCAACAAGACCTACACCATACCGCTGGTTATTAAACCCAAGGCTAATCTCCTTGTGATTAATGCAACCAGTGACTTAAGTGTAGGTGATAGTGATGTACCACTTTACATAACTATTACTAATGATGGTAACGTAACCGCTAAGAATGTTGAAGTTATTTTAAATGGACAAGGAGTTATTGAACCACACGTAAGCAGTAGTAATCCGCTTAGCGCATTAACGGCCGGTACATTATTCATAGGTGACTTGAAGCCGGGGCAGGAGAAGCAGGTAGTCTTCATGGTTGATGTCCAGAATGGTATTAATCCAGGGGATTATAAGGTTACGTTAACATTGCTGTGGAATCAGACAGGTTCATTAATACCAATGGTTCAGAACGATGAGTTCACAATCCACGTTAACCCATCACTATCCCAGCAGTTCATTAGCCTGCTAATACCCAATAAGGTTTCCTCAATACTATTCTACGTAGTGCTAATACTGATTATAGTTCTATTGGCATTATTAGCGAGGAGCCGTGGCTCAAGTAGATAA
- a CDS encoding GntR family transcriptional regulator translates to MESKLLVNRVYEELLNAIIQGRFRPGEALREDRIASMLGASRTPVREALARLEREGFVVKDGRSYIVTPITKDDVVQLYEERIPLEAMAARLAAIRATDSQLIRMSNAIDMIKAEVMQPNPNPVKLAELNGEFHELVAEASGNKFIATTLKQIRLKLKIVRVNIFTSYSRRLEEAKEHGDVYEAIKSRNPEAAFVKMLNHEQNVLEYVKSSVLPYYF, encoded by the coding sequence ATGGAGTCTAAGCTACTGGTTAATAGGGTATACGAAGAATTACTTAACGCCATAATCCAGGGTAGGTTTAGGCCTGGGGAGGCCTTGAGGGAGGATAGAATCGCCTCAATGCTTGGAGCCAGTAGAACACCTGTTAGGGAGGCTTTAGCCAGACTTGAGAGGGAGGGGTTTGTGGTTAAGGATGGGAGAAGTTACATAGTTACCCCAATAACTAAGGATGATGTTGTGCAGCTTTATGAGGAGAGAATACCGCTTGAGGCCATGGCAGCTAGGTTAGCGGCGATTAGGGCTACTGATAGTCAATTAATTAGGATGAGTAATGCAATTGATATGATTAAGGCTGAGGTTATGCAACCCAACCCTAATCCAGTTAAGTTAGCTGAATTAAACGGTGAATTCCATGAGCTTGTGGCTGAGGCAAGCGGTAACAAGTTCATTGCAACTACGCTTAAGCAGATTAGGCTTAAACTCAAGATAGTTAGGGTTAACATATTCACAAGTTACAGTAGAAGGCTTGAGGAGGCTAAGGAACATGGGGATGTTTATGAGGCAATAAAGTCAAGGAACCCTGAAGCAGCCTTCGTGAAGATGCTTAACCATGAGCAGAATGTCCTAGAATACGTTAAGAGTAGTGTTCTACCTTACTACTTCTAA
- a CDS encoding GH116 family glycosyl hydrolase, which yields MIVSGRSFNSGLPLGGIGAGAIEFFPDLTIGNVTIMNNWLNPLKVVRGFHVVLLNEEPLFLQTNPGKNIEVKPQYKHVDTIEVDAQYPRIKYRFSNLPIKEIEFYTPIVKGNLKDSSLPLIIIRVKGNGTIAFSFPNIVGSRRWGRVNYSITGKVNGVLFRNLRSLQSDPAYGEVFIGCEKCHTYSGYSYWVPTRGGMTEDISIFSKLSEVADEGRYSIRPYAREEIAGIVWRRVDDEALFFITWFFNSRPYHYPYGHYYENFFNSAVEVAEYALENTGSLSPLNIDADGWLRDAVLNSLYVLTSSTWLTKDGRLAVYESLSIAPLMSTIGSMTWDGLSFALLDLFPDLTVKMDELLGFYIHNGEVPHDLGEESIEDPIYGASYLYPWNDLGSTWILMIYRDYLLTGNVEVLRRNIDKMREVIDWLISRDYDGDCIPDSRGGFDNSYDGTNMYGASSYIASLFLCSLQAFIKSAEVLGVRLSDRYESCLSKGRETLNSLWNGRYFMAWKSSGNSNESCMNSQLLGQFWCDFLKLPPVVDEDKIKVALRSIYELNHKSSPHCLPNSVKPSGEIDTSSGQMRSCWPRVSFVVTAHMVLRGMVNEGLEIAKKEWDTISRLEPWNQSSRIDAIEGRNVGLDHYIGSASPYILYLALRSSKVEHYS from the coding sequence ATGATAGTGAGCGGTAGGAGTTTCAACAGTGGATTACCCCTAGGTGGAATTGGTGCTGGTGCAATAGAATTCTTCCCAGATCTCACAATAGGCAATGTGACTATAATGAATAATTGGTTAAACCCACTTAAGGTGGTTAGGGGATTCCACGTAGTACTACTTAATGAGGAACCACTCTTCCTTCAAACCAACCCAGGTAAGAATATTGAGGTTAAGCCGCAGTATAAGCATGTTGACACCATTGAGGTTGATGCCCAGTATCCTAGAATCAAGTACAGGTTCAGTAATTTACCGATTAAGGAGATCGAGTTCTATACACCCATTGTTAAGGGTAATCTTAAGGACTCATCATTACCATTAATAATAATTAGAGTTAAGGGAAATGGCACTATTGCATTCTCATTCCCAAACATAGTGGGTAGTAGGAGGTGGGGTCGCGTCAACTACTCCATAACAGGTAAGGTTAATGGTGTATTATTCAGGAATCTAAGGTCACTGCAAAGTGACCCAGCTTACGGCGAAGTCTTCATAGGTTGTGAAAAATGCCACACATACTCCGGCTACTCATACTGGGTACCCACTAGGGGTGGTATGACTGAGGATATCTCAATATTCAGTAAACTCAGTGAAGTAGCTGATGAGGGTAGGTACTCCATAAGGCCATATGCCAGGGAGGAGATTGCAGGGATAGTGTGGAGGAGGGTTGATGATGAGGCGTTATTCTTCATTACCTGGTTTTTTAATTCAAGACCATACCATTACCCATACGGCCACTACTACGAGAATTTCTTCAACTCAGCAGTTGAGGTGGCTGAATACGCCTTAGAGAATACCGGTTCATTAAGTCCCCTTAATATTGATGCTGATGGTTGGTTAAGGGATGCTGTATTAAATAGCCTATACGTGTTGACTTCATCAACGTGGTTAACTAAGGACGGTAGATTAGCTGTTTATGAATCATTATCAATAGCACCATTAATGAGTACCATAGGGTCAATGACCTGGGATGGATTATCCTTCGCCCTACTTGACCTTTTCCCCGACTTAACTGTTAAAATGGATGAATTACTGGGATTCTACATACATAATGGTGAGGTTCCTCATGATCTTGGGGAGGAGAGTATTGAGGATCCAATATACGGTGCCTCATACTTATATCCGTGGAATGATTTAGGGAGTACTTGGATTCTAATGATTTATAGGGATTATCTCCTAACGGGTAATGTTGAGGTTTTAAGGAGGAATATTGATAAGATGCGTGAGGTTATTGACTGGCTCATCAGTAGGGATTATGACGGTGACTGCATACCTGACTCAAGGGGTGGGTTTGATAATTCCTATGATGGAACAAACATGTATGGGGCATCCTCATACATAGCCTCCCTATTCCTATGCTCACTTCAAGCATTTATTAAGTCGGCTGAGGTACTTGGTGTAAGGCTCAGTGACCGTTATGAGTCATGTTTAAGTAAAGGCAGGGAGACGTTGAATTCACTGTGGAATGGCCGCTACTTCATGGCATGGAAATCAAGTGGCAATAGTAATGAGTCATGCATGAATAGTCAACTCCTTGGGCAATTCTGGTGCGATTTCCTTAAACTACCACCGGTGGTTGATGAGGATAAGATTAAGGTAGCCTTAAGGTCAATATACGAGCTTAACCACAAGTCATCACCCCACTGTCTCCCCAATTCAGTTAAGCCAAGTGGGGAGATTGATACTTCATCAGGGCAAATGAGGTCCTGCTGGCCTAGGGTAAGCTTCGTTGTGACTGCCCACATGGTGCTTAGGGGTATGGTTAATGAGGGTCTTGAGATTGCTAAGAAGGAGTGGGATACTATATCAAGGTTAGAGCCTTGGAATCAAAGCTCAAGAATAGACGCCATCGAGGGCAGGAACGTGGGCTTAGACCACTACATAGGTAGCGCCTCCCCATACATACTATACTTAGCCCTTAGAAGTAGTAAGGTAGAACACTACTCTTAA
- a CDS encoding bifunctional ADP-dependent NAD(P)H-hydrate dehydratase/NAD(P)H-hydrate epimerase translates to MSSEAISVLEMRVLDANTAYLGIDSRILMENAGRGVAQIVSSRWPNAGKVLVVAGLGNNGGDGIVAGRYLYNWGKDVVIILLGRVSDMREEPAATNLKICLNLLGCRVMEARDELELLSYQDYFIKWADVIIDAILGIGVKGRIRQPASAAIDLINMSKAPKVAVDIPSGLDPDTGDVADKAVKADLTVTMHKAKRGLIADKAKPYVGELVVVDIGIPKEAELIVGPGDLNYLTYARRLDSKKGDFGRIAIIGGSRDYTGAIALTALASLITGADLPIVYAPHDVAHDIRSQTPNLIAVPLEGEVLSKDNVGPVLRGIERANVVAIGPGLGLEKTTMEAVYIILETAVKLGKRIVIDADAIKAIGIGKKLNLLKPGVVLTPHAGELRELLGIDVPKLNPIETGQWLKEQVSKCCPGSVILLKGNTDVISDGSRIKLNMSGNPGMTVGGTGDVLTGVLATMLHRVNDPLEAAAIAAFITGVAGDLAALELGYHLTPMDVVNRIPKAFSIFINTKGIIEEALHKPLREYLIKHQLIKGE, encoded by the coding sequence ATGAGTAGTGAAGCAATATCAGTATTAGAAATGAGGGTTCTGGATGCTAACACTGCGTACCTGGGTATTGACAGTAGAATACTAATGGAGAATGCCGGTAGGGGTGTTGCTCAAATAGTCTCCTCAAGGTGGCCGAACGCAGGTAAGGTGCTTGTTGTGGCTGGGTTAGGTAACAATGGTGGGGATGGTATTGTTGCCGGCAGATACCTTTACAATTGGGGTAAGGACGTGGTTATCATACTACTGGGTAGGGTAAGTGACATGAGGGAGGAGCCTGCCGCCACTAATCTTAAGATATGCCTAAACCTACTGGGTTGCAGGGTAATGGAGGCTAGGGATGAGTTGGAGCTGCTCTCCTACCAGGATTACTTCATTAAATGGGCCGACGTAATTATTGACGCAATCCTAGGCATTGGTGTTAAGGGTAGGATTAGGCAACCTGCCTCGGCTGCAATAGACTTAATAAACATGTCTAAGGCACCTAAGGTTGCGGTTGACATACCCTCAGGTCTAGATCCCGATACCGGTGATGTTGCGGATAAGGCTGTTAAGGCTGACTTAACCGTAACCATGCATAAGGCTAAGCGTGGGCTTATTGCCGATAAGGCTAAGCCGTATGTTGGTGAACTGGTGGTAGTCGACATAGGTATCCCGAAGGAGGCCGAGTTAATAGTAGGGCCCGGTGACTTGAATTACTTAACATACGCCAGGAGGCTTGATTCCAAGAAGGGTGATTTCGGTAGGATAGCCATAATAGGGGGTTCAAGGGATTACACGGGCGCCATAGCTTTAACGGCTTTAGCATCATTAATAACGGGGGCTGACTTACCAATAGTCTACGCGCCTCATGATGTTGCACACGACATTAGATCACAGACACCAAACCTAATAGCAGTGCCACTTGAGGGTGAGGTTTTAAGTAAGGATAATGTTGGACCAGTACTTAGAGGTATTGAGAGGGCTAATGTGGTAGCCATAGGTCCTGGGCTAGGACTTGAGAAGACGACAATGGAGGCAGTCTACATTATACTTGAGACCGCGGTTAAGTTGGGTAAGAGGATTGTTATTGATGCTGATGCGATAAAGGCCATTGGAATCGGGAAGAAACTTAACCTACTTAAGCCAGGCGTGGTGCTTACTCCACATGCCGGGGAGTTAAGGGAGTTACTGGGTATTGATGTACCTAAGCTTAATCCAATTGAAACCGGGCAGTGGCTTAAGGAGCAGGTTTCGAAATGCTGCCCAGGTAGTGTAATACTCCTTAAGGGTAATACTGATGTTATTAGTGATGGTTCAAGGATTAAATTAAACATGAGTGGTAATCCAGGTATGACAGTTGGTGGGACGGGAGACGTATTAACAGGGGTTTTAGCAACAATGCTTCATAGGGTTAATGACCCCCTTGAGGCTGCAGCCATAGCAGCATTCATAACAGGTGTTGCAGGTGACTTGGCTGCGTTAGAGTTAGGCTACCACTTAACCCCAATGGATGTGGTAAATAGGATACCTAAGGCGTTCTCAATATTCATAAACACTAAGGGGATAATTGAGGAGGCTTTACATAAGCCCTTAAGAGAATACTTGATTAAGCACCAGTTAATTAAAGGTGAATAA
- a CDS encoding stage II sporulation protein M, which yields MELRIQRLLTRRVFIYYLTTFLILAVGEVTGYFMSLRGIQVLSKSELQELESLAQHPSYMVIFTHNLSLNLIMNIPFIGPIMYVILIGFTGIALGYIVVSSIGVSVLYLILAYVSSAILPHGLLELFSYSLSAYNSVDASVNVIKRRPLNTTLINWVLRLLLSVLILFIAAYVEYLELTIMGAVIHA from the coding sequence ATGGAACTGAGGATTCAGCGTCTTTTAACTAGAAGAGTGTTTATCTACTACTTAACCACGTTCCTGATTTTAGCAGTGGGTGAGGTTACTGGTTACTTTATGTCGTTAAGAGGTATTCAAGTACTGAGTAAGAGTGAGTTACAGGAGCTTGAAAGCCTTGCACAGCATCCATCATACATGGTGATATTTACACATAACCTAAGCCTTAACTTAATCATGAACATACCGTTCATAGGTCCAATAATGTATGTTATTTTAATCGGATTCACAGGCATTGCACTTGGCTATATTGTAGTCAGTAGTATTGGTGTTAGCGTACTATACCTTATTTTAGCCTACGTTTCATCAGCAATACTACCTCATGGATTACTGGAGTTATTCTCATACTCATTATCAGCCTACAATTCAGTTGACGCCTCAGTGAACGTGATTAAGCGGAGGCCCTTAAACACGACCCTAATAAACTGGGTGCTTAGACTACTTCTATCAGTGTTAATACTTTTCATAGCTGCCTACGTAGAGTACCTGGAGTTAACAATCATGGGCGCGGTTATTCATGCGTAA
- a CDS encoding 30S ribosomal protein S11 — protein sequence MQQLRKLRWGIAYIYASSNNTMIIITDLTGSETVARVSGGQVVKADRDKPSPYAAMMAAYKAAQIAMARGINAVHVKVRGPGGYGLKVPGPGAVAAIRALARAGMIIGRIEDVTPIPHDTIRPPGGRRGRRV from the coding sequence GTGCAACAGTTGAGGAAGCTTAGGTGGGGTATTGCTTACATTTACGCAAGCTCTAACAACACAATGATAATTATAACTGATTTAACAGGGAGTGAGACTGTGGCTAGGGTTAGTGGTGGGCAGGTTGTTAAGGCTGATAGGGATAAACCAAGCCCATACGCAGCCATGATGGCTGCCTACAAGGCGGCTCAAATAGCCATGGCAAGAGGCATTAATGCCGTTCACGTTAAGGTTAGGGGCCCCGGTGGGTATGGGCTTAAGGTTCCAGGACCGGGTGCTGTTGCGGCTATTAGGGCATTGGCTAGGGCAGGCATGATAATTGGCAGGATTGAGGATGTTACCCCAATACCCCATGATACCATTAGGCCACCTGGAGGTAGGAGGGGTAGGAGGGTGTAA
- a CDS encoding thiamine-phosphate kinase has translation MLRELGEDKLINIMQSLIELKYPNADNDVSYVELPNVGLLTLKIDGGSLSRTKTDFMTYYDVGWRMTIGAASDLLVKFAKPIALVTSLTLRGDHTESELEELIKGINDAAKAIGASYIGGDLNEGDDDVLDVALIGIAGKPIGRVPRLGDVLVTIPEFGFTGLIFKLWYSGLLSNYINDSIVVKGIELTRRPKPWIPSGELGNRINCVNASMDSSDGLGRVLYEMGKGVRIRVYSLPVNKDVESTCRRYGLSVEEVVFNGGEEYLPVLAVKPECLDYFKALGFVDFAKVEEGNGVYLDSRELKHRGWVYFTKPNY, from the coding sequence ATGCTTAGGGAGCTTGGTGAAGATAAGTTAATTAACATAATGCAGTCGCTGATCGAGTTAAAGTACCCTAATGCTGATAATGACGTATCATACGTTGAGTTACCTAACGTGGGTTTACTTACCCTTAAAATCGATGGTGGCTCATTATCAAGAACTAAGACAGACTTCATGACCTACTATGACGTAGGCTGGAGAATGACCATTGGCGCAGCCTCAGATCTACTTGTTAAATTCGCTAAACCAATAGCACTAGTCACGTCACTAACACTCAGGGGAGATCATACTGAATCTGAGTTGGAGGAGTTGATTAAGGGTATTAATGATGCGGCTAAGGCTATTGGCGCCAGTTACATTGGCGGTGACTTAAATGAGGGTGATGATGATGTATTAGACGTTGCGTTAATTGGAATCGCAGGTAAACCCATAGGTAGGGTGCCTCGGTTAGGTGACGTATTAGTTACAATACCTGAATTCGGCTTCACCGGGTTAATCTTTAAACTCTGGTACAGTGGCTTACTTAGTAATTACATTAATGACTCGATTGTGGTTAAGGGAATTGAATTAACCAGGAGACCAAAGCCCTGGATACCTAGTGGTGAATTAGGCAATAGGATTAATTGCGTTAATGCATCAATGGATTCAAGTGATGGATTAGGGAGGGTATTGTATGAAATGGGTAAGGGTGTTAGGATTAGGGTTTACTCACTACCAGTTAATAAGGATGTGGAATCAACCTGCCGTAGATATGGATTAAGCGTAGAGGAGGTGGTTTTTAATGGTGGTGAGGAGTACTTACCCGTATTAGCGGTAAAGCCTGAATGCCTAGATTACTTTAAGGCGTTAGGCTTCGTGGATTTCGCTAAGGTTGAGGAGGGTAATGGGGTGTATTTGGATTCAAGGGAACTTAAACATAGGGGGTGGGTTTACTTCACTAAGCCCAATTACTAA
- a CDS encoding nicotinamide-nucleotide adenylyltransferase, producing the protein MVRGLFIGRFQPPHWGHVWAIKAILSEVDEVIIVLGSAQFNYIEKDPFTVGERIWMLREGLREGGVDLSRVIIVPVPNIENNAAWLSHIKSYLPPFQVAYTGNPFVAMLLKEGGVEVRQQPIFDRGKYVSTRIREMMIKGDSTWRELVPNSVARIIDEVKGVERLRVIITGEAEPHRW; encoded by the coding sequence ATGGTGAGGGGCCTATTCATAGGTAGGTTTCAACCACCGCATTGGGGTCATGTCTGGGCCATTAAGGCTATTTTAAGTGAGGTTGATGAAGTTATAATTGTTTTAGGGTCGGCTCAATTCAATTACATAGAGAAAGACCCCTTCACTGTTGGGGAGAGGATATGGATGCTTAGGGAGGGGTTAAGGGAGGGTGGGGTTGACCTCAGTAGGGTTATAATAGTTCCAGTACCTAATATTGAGAATAACGCGGCCTGGTTAAGCCACATTAAATCCTACCTACCCCCCTTCCAAGTAGCCTACACGGGTAATCCATTCGTAGCCATGCTGCTTAAGGAGGGTGGGGTTGAGGTTAGGCAGCAGCCTATCTTCGATAGGGGGAAGTACGTGTCGACTAGGATTAGGGAAATGATGATTAAGGGTGACTCAACCTGGAGGGAGCTTGTACCAAATTCAGTGGCTAGGATAATAGATGAGGTTAAGGGTGTTGAGAGGCTTAGGGTAATAATTACTGGTGAGGCTGAGCCCCATAGGTGGTGA